From one Triticum aestivum cultivar Chinese Spring chromosome 4B, IWGSC CS RefSeq v2.1, whole genome shotgun sequence genomic stretch:
- the LOC123094565 gene encoding uncharacterized protein: MAAIEDDSCRRAGSIPFKWEVCPGTPKHTRSASAAAAVAASPAKVAPKLTLTPPPSMASSPSPYYHHSAASSPRVTSARSASVSPSRRRPYAYAGGHRRAPPTAFIDAAPRPAANEYGSAAPEPDTAAFGCFALPMLRRKGSKKGAGLGSASSFSSSSSSSGGSFRSDGGGLGMRRSASISSASSLPLPPGRRYAAQARAEVDAATGRGWYF; the protein is encoded by the coding sequence ATGGCAGCAATTGAAGACGACTCGTGCAGGAGGGCAGGCTCGATACCGTTCAAGTGGGAGGTCTGCCCTGGGACGCCCAAGCACACGAGGAGCGCGAgcgccgcggcggcggtggcggcatcgCCTGCCAAGGTGGCGCCCAAGCTGACGCTGACGCCGCCTCCCTCCAtggcgtcgtcgccgtcgccgtatTACCACCACTCCGCGGCTTCGTCGCCTCGCGTCACCTCCGCGCGCTCGGCGTCGGTGTCACCCTCCCGGCGCCGGCCCTACGCGTATGCCGGCGGTCACCGCCGAGCGCCGCCCACCGCCTTCATCGACGCCGCGCCTCGGCCAGCGGCGAATGAGTACGGCAGCGCCGCGCCTGAGCCAGACACGGCGGCGTTTGGGTGCTTCGCTCTGCCTATGCTCCGGAGGAAAGGCAGCAAGAAAGGCGCCGGCCTCGGGTCCGCGTCCAGCTTCAGCTCCAGCTCCAGCTCGTCGGGAGGCAGCTTCAGGTCGGACGGCGGAGGGCTGGGGATGCGGCGGTCGGCGTCGATCTCATCGGCCTCGTCGTTGCCACTGCCGCCCGGGAGGAGATACGCCGCCCAAGCGAGGGCGGAGGTGGATGCTGCTACTGGCCGTGGCTGGTACTTTTGA